From Brachionichthys hirsutus isolate HB-005 chromosome 16, CSIRO-AGI_Bhir_v1, whole genome shotgun sequence, a single genomic window includes:
- the LOC137906077 gene encoding LOW QUALITY PROTEIN: zinc finger protein 750-like (The sequence of the model RefSeq protein was modified relative to this genomic sequence to represent the inferred CDS: deleted 1 base in 1 codon) has protein sequence MDTEQERKPKRPHYIPRPPGKPFKYQCFQCPFTCNEKSHLFNHMKYNLCENSISLVSQKSGQTRRQFKPIEKGAPVKAKDCPSPESTVEDDSPGKHAAEASKPEIRDDMEETDIGRDIPDVKDRLSVTKSNIAAESEHRENNEAESPPRPSAFSPVTPKGDGAEALKPPVQQSEDSQAPGSTFSHPGFPWGRIPSSLPPKPFPPPMVPEYSPYVLAERPMYQPYYLQASHHANEPNPQSLQPHFLDPPRPVAPQPIGPPHAPLFPPYPYPYCHSLHPGPPLHYALYRPHELAMPMTGSRYLPLDLYGPGFGPKDYDLYMHPPPSHDTSTQEKSSQGQNGDKETRLSPKEGCSALGSPDRPGHAHVIQKGPEAQNYTDMGESERDAQPGHTATADPRQVESAESLLQLKNQHADRESAAESRHSILEPRPENTSELDGKDRREDLVPLNLSTRPTDKEKTPSDRRQNYAYTEKLKREELPLNLSTRAPYSSPVDSAPSTSGDLQQRPDPELDEEPWDQRQTAALALCQLAIARSAPTSCVFAAADAPSGGCTETSGSGSPKKTKHAIKGKAASTKRANGGRHENNCHKPKKRAKASRRALRRRPRFC, from the exons ATGGACACGGAACAGGAACGCAAGCCAAAAAGGCCGCATTACATTCCCCGTCCTCCAGGCAAACCCTTCAAGTACCAGTGTTTCCAGTGTCCTTTCACATGCAATGAAAAGTCTCATCTCTTCAACCACATGAAGTACAACTTGTGTGAAAACTCCATTTCCCTGGTATCGCAGAAAAGCGGGCAAACGCGCAGGCAGTTCAAGCCGATAGAAAAGGGAGCTCCTGTGAAAGCAAAGGACTGCCCAAGCCCCGAGTCAACCGTTGAGGATGACAGTCCGGGGAAACACGCAGCAGAGGCGAGCAAGCCCGAGATCAGAGATGACATGGAAGAAACAGACATTGGGCGTGACATTCCAGACGTTAAGGACAGGTTGAGTGTGACAAAGTCAAACATAGCAGCAGAGAGCGAGCACAGGGAGAACAATGAAGCCGAGTCGCCGCCTCGCCCTTCTGCTTTTTCTCCCGTCACACCCAAAGGTGACGGCGCAGAAGCCTTGAAGCCACCTGTGCAGCAGTCAGAGGACTCACAAGCTCCGGGTTCCACTTTCAGTCATCCAGGTTTCCCTTGGGGAAGAATCCCGTCCTCCCTTCCACCGAAGCCATTCCCCCCTCCCATGGTTCCCGAATACTCTCCTTATGTCCTAGCAGAGCGGCCCATGTACCAACCATACTATCTCCAGGCAAGCCACCATGCAAATGAGCCAAACCCTCAGTCTCTGCAGCCTCATTTTTTGGATCCCCCGAGGCCTGTGGCACCACAACCCATTGGCCCACCCCACGCGCCACTATTTCCTCCATACCCATATCCATACTGCCACTCTCTTCACCCGGGGCCCCCTCTGCATTATGCCCTGTACAGACCCCATGAGCTCGCCATGCCAATGACAGGATCGAGATACCTTCCTTTGGATCTGTATGGTCCAGGCTTTGGGCCCAAGGATTATGACTTGTACATGCACCCGCCTCCCAGTCACGACACATCTACACAGGAAAAGAGCAGCCAAGGACAAAATGGAGACAAGGAAACCAGGCTGAGCCCCAAAGAGGGATGTTCTGCATTGGGCTCCCCTGACAGACCCGGTCATGCACATGTCATCCAGAAAGGCCCGGAGGCCCAGAACTACACTGACATGGGCGAGTCAGAGAGAGACGCCCAACCAGGGCACACAGCGACAGCTGACCCAAGACAGGTGGAGTCCGCAGAAAGCTTGCTGCAGTTGAAAAATCAGCATGCCGACAGAGA ATCGGCGGCGGAAAGCAGGCATTCCATTCTTGAACCACGTCCTGAAAATACATCAGAACTGGATGGTAAAGACAGAAGAGAAGATTTGGTCCCCCTCAACTTATCAACAAGGCCCACGGACAAAGAGAAAACTCCATCTGATCGCAGACAGAATTAT GCTTACACAGAGAAATTAAAGCGAGAAGAGCTGCCGCTGAACCTCAGCACAAGAGCTCCTTACAGCAGCCCCGTAGACTCTGCCCCGAGCACCTCCGGAGATCTTCAGCAAAGGCCAGATCCTGAGCTGGATGAAGAGCCCTGGGACCAGAGGCAGACTGCAGCGCTGGCCCTCTGCCAGCTGGCCATTGCGCGCTCGGCTCCCACTTCCTGCGTCTTCGCCGCTGCAGACGCGCCCTCGGGAGGTTGCACAGAGACAAGCGGCTCCGGCTCTCCGAAGAAGACCAAGCACGCAATCAAGGGCAAGGCGGCGAGCACGAAACGAGCAAACGGTGGCCGGCATGAAAACAACTGCCATAAACCGAAGAAGAGAGCGAAAGCATCAAGGCGGGCCCTGAGGAGACGGCCTCGTTTCTGCTGA
- the LOC137905913 gene encoding ketosamine-3-kinase-like: MEAKLKKELGTTMLKSAGQSGGGCISEGHSYHTDTGTVFVKTNHKNEAKLMFDGEKASLEALQRTETVKVPNPIRVIELDTGGCVFVMEHLDMRGLSKYSKHLGEQLADLHDSNKRQLERLRKEQHTVGKGAGKSEVTAVEQFGFGVVTCCGYLPLENEWMDDWATFYSRQRLQHQLGMVEKSYGDREARELWAELQLKIPQFFHDVDIVPALLHGDLWGGNVAESSDGPVVFDPASFYGHSEFELSISGMFGGFNNCFYSAYHEKIPQAPGFAKRKQLYQLFHYLNHWNHFGGGYRGSSIKIMKDLLK, from the exons ATGGAAGCGAAGTTAAAGAAAGAGTTAGGGACCACCATGCTGAAATCAGCTGGTCAATCTGGAGGAGGGTGTATTAGCGAGGGCCACAGTTACCACACTGACACCGGGACAGTGTTTGTAAAGACCAACCACAAGAACGAG GCCAAATTAATGTTTGATGGGGAGAAGGCCAGTTTGGAGGCTCTTCAAAGGACAGAAACGGTTAAAGTTCCCAATCCAATAAGGGTGATTGAGCTTGACACAGGCGGCTGTGTCTTTGTGATGGAACATCTGGACATGAGAGGCCTTTCCAA GTACTCGAAGCACTTAGGAGAGCAGCTGGCTGATCTACATGATTCCAATAAGAGACAACTGGAAAGATTAAGAAAAGAGCAGCACACAGTGG GAAAAGGAGCTGGGAAGTCAGAGGTGACTGCCGTTGAACAATTTGGCTTCGGTGTCGTTACATGCTGTGGATATTTACCACTG GAAAATGAGTGGATGGATGACTGGGCGACATTTTACTCCCGGCAGAGGCTGCAACACCAGCTCGGCATGGTGGAGAAATCGTACGGAGACAGGGAAGCCAGAGAACTATGGGCTGAGCTACAG CTAAAGATCCCTCAGTTCTTCCACGATGTGGACATTGTCCCCGCTCTCCTCCACGGAGACTTATGGGGAGGCAATGTGGCAGAGTCCTCCGATGGCCCAGTCGTCTTTGATCCAGCCTCCTTCTATGGCCATTCAGAGTTTGAGCTGAGTATTTCAGGGATGTTTGGTGGCTTCAACAACTGTTTTTACTCTGCCTACCATGAGAAGATTCCTCAAGCACCAGGCTTCGCAAAGAGAAAACAGCTTTACCAACTTTTTCATTATCTAAATCACTGGAACCACTTTGGTGGTGGCTACAGGGGCTCTTCAATTAAGATTATGAAGGACTTACTCAAATGA
- the arl16 gene encoding ADP-ribosylation factor-like protein 16 — protein sequence MLRLASRCCWKSEMNGNDICLVLGATSVGKTLLLKRLQQLSLRGVGELGEPPSTLPTVGTNLTDLTLKRKKKVTLRELGGCMGPIWPSYFRDCSSVIFMVDSVNISQISSSCIQLLSVLSAEPLFSVSVLILFNKRDMPCTMSLVELKSLFRIDDIIASAAQPITTLEVSARSGQGLQDVLSWLESITVK from the exons ATGCTACGACTGGCTTCGCGATGCTGTTGGAAAAGCGAAATGAATGGTAATGACATTTGTCTGGTTCTTGGAGCAACTAGCGTCGGAAAAACATTACTGCTGAAACGTCTTCAAC AGCTCAGTTTGCGTGGCGTTGGTGAGCTGGGGGAACCTCCTTCTACTCTTCCTACG GTGGGAACCAACCTGACGGACTTGAcgttgaagaggaagaagaaggtgaCATTGAGAGAGCTGGGAGGCTGCATGGGCCCCATATGGCCGAGTTACTTCAGAGACTGCTCTTCTGTTATT ttcatGGTGGACTCAGTCAACATTTCTCAGATATCCTCATCCTGTATCCAGCTACTGTCCGTCCTCTCTGCTGAGCCTCTGTTCAGCGTTTCTGTGCTAATTCTCTTCAACAAGAG agACATGCCTTGCACTATGAGTCTCGTAGAACTCAAATCACTGTTCAGAATAGATGACATCATTGCATCTGCCGCTCAGCCGATCACAACGCTGGAAGTCAGCGCACGTTCCGGACAGGGACTCCAGGACGTGCTGAGCTGGCTGGAGTCCATCACGGTCAAGTGA
- the epn3a gene encoding epsin-3 isoform X2, whose translation MQTSSLRRQMKNMVNSYTEAEIKVREATSNDPWGPSSSLMSEIADLTFNVVAFTEVLDMIWKRLNDHGKNWRHVYKALTLLDYLIKTGSERVAQECRENVYTIQTLRDFQYIDRDGRDQGINVREKSKNLVSLLRDEEKLTKERSQALKTKTRMVGVSSGSGSGSLPPPYPGRHAGHPSSARLHADEFGTCRSTPSSFYSSSSSPRVGPDMEQARPTTSGEEELQLQLALAMSREESEKSPPTVAIDEQTQLQMALTLSKEETRKKPVKRVAPTQEIDEETQLQIALDLSKEEHQQEQLSRQGDESMLQTALERSKREMDSKGGTAFMDLVDVFAVPSEQPPSYDEWNDGPHGAAARLRGPVPWDSIGSSNTSRQDSPWMAPPVSSSPPPPWEPPLEPWDGPPRNPSRISAPGREWGLGATKDPTGLDPFLVSSERRAGQQLSPRTGSPTDGDLFDEAMDGGLVDMNGRGDGSPELFDMSRLGESLVSSSPRRTPEAFLGPAAASLVNLETLITANPPAKLTNPFLTALSAPSANNPFQTEPPKLSMNQMGTSSTTNGASLPYSASFPLPVSHQPASLPSSLTHPTQTRLDLPGVLPEPLLPFSSVSADESQASELSQNPFL comes from the exons ATGCAGACCTCGTCGCTCCGCCGCCAAATGAAAAACATGGTCAACAGCTACACAGAGGCCGAGATCAAGGTCCGAGAGGCCACCTCCAACGACCCCTGGGGCCCGTCCAGCTCTCTCATGTCTGAGATTGCAGACCTCACCTTCAACGTCGTGGCCTTCACTGAGGTCCTGGATATGATCTGGAAGCGGCTCAACGACCACGGCAAAAACTGGAGGCATGTTTACAAGGCCCTGACCCTGCTGGACTACCTGATCAAAACGGGCTCTGAGCGCGTGGCCCAGGAATGCCGTGAAAACGTGTACACCATCCAGACGCTCAGAGACTTCCAGTACATAGATCGGGACGGACGCGACCAGGGTATAAATGTCCGAGAGAAGTCCAAGAACCTGGTGTCTCTGCTGCGAGACGAGGAGAAGCTGACGAAGGAGAGGAGCCAAGCGCTCAAGACCAAGACGCGCATGGTGGGGGTCAGCAGTGGCTCAGGCTCTGGATCCCTGCCGCCTCCATACCCGGGGCGCCACGCCGGCCATCCCAGCTCGGCACGGCTTCACGCCGATGAGTTTGGCACGTGCAGAAGCACACCATCCTCCTTTTACT cctcgtcttcctctccccGGGTCGGTCCGGACATGGAGCAAGCCCGTCCCACGACGAGCGGggaagaggagctgcagctgcagctggcgcTGGCCATGAGCCGAGAGGAAAGTGAAAAG TCGCCGCCTACAGTGGCCATCGATGAACAAACCCAACTCCAGATGGCTTTGACTCTCAGCAAGGAGGAGACCCGGAAG AAGCCCGTGAAACGCGTAGCCCCCACGCAGGAAATCGACGAGGAGACCCAGCTCCAGATAGCCCTGGACCTGAGCAAAGAGGAACACCAGCAG GAACAACTCAGCCGCCAAGGAGACGAGTCGATGCTCCAGACAGCTCTGGAGCGGAGCAAACGTGAGATGGATTCTAAAGGCGGG ACCGCATTCATGGACCTAGTAGATGTATTTGCGGTTCCCTCAGAGCAGCCTCCAAGTTACGACGAATGGAATGACGGCCCACACGGGGCAGCTGCTCGCCTGCGGGGGCCAGTCCCCTGGGACTCCATTG GCAGCAGCAACACCTCAAGACAGGACTCTCCCTGGATGGCACCACCAGTTTCCAGCAGCCCCCCTCCACCTTGGGAACCTCCACTTGAGCCTTGGGACGGCCCGCCTAGAAATCCCTCCAGAATTAGCGCCCCAGGCCGGGAATGGGGCTTGGGTGCCACCAAAG ATCCGACAGGACTCGACCCATTTTTAGTCTCATCAGAACGAAGAGCAGGCCAGCAACTGTCTCCCCGAACTGGAAGCCCCACGG ATGGGGATCTGTTTGATGAGGCCATGGATGGAGGTCTGGTGGATATGAACGGGCGAGGGGATGGCAGCCCTGAACTATTTGACATGTCGCGTCTCGGAGAAAGCCTGGTTTCCTCCAGCCCTCGCCGGACACCTGAGGCCTTCCTGGGCCCCGCAGCAGCTTCTCTAGTAAACCTGGAAACCTTGATCACAGCAAATCCTCCAGCGAAGCTCACCAACCCTTTTCTAACAG ccctGAGTGCTCCTTCAGCCAACAATCCATTCCAAACAGAGCCTCCAAAACTATCTATGAATCAGATGGGCACCTCCTCGACCACAAACGGCGCCTCGCTTCCTTACAGTGCCTCCTTTCCCCTGCCTGTGAGCCACCAGCCTGCCAGCCTGCCTTCATCTCTCACTCACCCCACCCAGACCCGTCTGGACCTGCCAGGGGTCCTGCCCGAGCCCTTGTTGCCCTTTTCGTCAGTCAGCGCTGATGAATCGCAGGCCTCAGAATTAAGTCAAAACCCTTTCTTGTGA
- the epn3a gene encoding epsin-3 isoform X1, with the protein MQTSSLRRQMKNMVNSYTEAEIKVREATSNDPWGPSSSLMSEIADLTFNVVAFTEVLDMIWKRLNDHGKNWRHVYKALTLLDYLIKTGSERVAQECRENVYTIQTLRDFQYIDRDGRDQGINVREKSKNLVSLLRDEEKLTKERSQALKTKTRMVGVSSGSGSGSLPPPYPGRHAGHPSSARLHADEFGTCRSTPSSFYSSSSSPRVGPDMEQARPTTSGEEELQLQLALAMSREESEKSPPTVAIDEQTQLQMALTLSKEETRKKPVKRVAPTQEIDEETQLQIALDLSKEEHQQEQLSRQGDESMLQTALERSKREMDSKGGTAFMDLVDVFAVPSEQPPSYDEWNDGPHGAAARLRGPVPWDSIEGSSNTSRQDSPWMAPPVSSSPPPPWEPPLEPWDGPPRNPSRISAPGREWGLGATKDPTGLDPFLVSSERRAGQQLSPRTGSPTDGDLFDEAMDGGLVDMNGRGDGSPELFDMSRLGESLVSSSPRRTPEAFLGPAAASLVNLETLITANPPAKLTNPFLTALSAPSANNPFQTEPPKLSMNQMGTSSTTNGASLPYSASFPLPVSHQPASLPSSLTHPTQTRLDLPGVLPEPLLPFSSVSADESQASELSQNPFL; encoded by the exons ATGCAGACCTCGTCGCTCCGCCGCCAAATGAAAAACATGGTCAACAGCTACACAGAGGCCGAGATCAAGGTCCGAGAGGCCACCTCCAACGACCCCTGGGGCCCGTCCAGCTCTCTCATGTCTGAGATTGCAGACCTCACCTTCAACGTCGTGGCCTTCACTGAGGTCCTGGATATGATCTGGAAGCGGCTCAACGACCACGGCAAAAACTGGAGGCATGTTTACAAGGCCCTGACCCTGCTGGACTACCTGATCAAAACGGGCTCTGAGCGCGTGGCCCAGGAATGCCGTGAAAACGTGTACACCATCCAGACGCTCAGAGACTTCCAGTACATAGATCGGGACGGACGCGACCAGGGTATAAATGTCCGAGAGAAGTCCAAGAACCTGGTGTCTCTGCTGCGAGACGAGGAGAAGCTGACGAAGGAGAGGAGCCAAGCGCTCAAGACCAAGACGCGCATGGTGGGGGTCAGCAGTGGCTCAGGCTCTGGATCCCTGCCGCCTCCATACCCGGGGCGCCACGCCGGCCATCCCAGCTCGGCACGGCTTCACGCCGATGAGTTTGGCACGTGCAGAAGCACACCATCCTCCTTTTACT cctcgtcttcctctccccGGGTCGGTCCGGACATGGAGCAAGCCCGTCCCACGACGAGCGGggaagaggagctgcagctgcagctggcgcTGGCCATGAGCCGAGAGGAAAGTGAAAAG TCGCCGCCTACAGTGGCCATCGATGAACAAACCCAACTCCAGATGGCTTTGACTCTCAGCAAGGAGGAGACCCGGAAG AAGCCCGTGAAACGCGTAGCCCCCACGCAGGAAATCGACGAGGAGACCCAGCTCCAGATAGCCCTGGACCTGAGCAAAGAGGAACACCAGCAG GAACAACTCAGCCGCCAAGGAGACGAGTCGATGCTCCAGACAGCTCTGGAGCGGAGCAAACGTGAGATGGATTCTAAAGGCGGG ACCGCATTCATGGACCTAGTAGATGTATTTGCGGTTCCCTCAGAGCAGCCTCCAAGTTACGACGAATGGAATGACGGCCCACACGGGGCAGCTGCTCGCCTGCGGGGGCCAGTCCCCTGGGACTCCATTG AAGGCAGCAGCAACACCTCAAGACAGGACTCTCCCTGGATGGCACCACCAGTTTCCAGCAGCCCCCCTCCACCTTGGGAACCTCCACTTGAGCCTTGGGACGGCCCGCCTAGAAATCCCTCCAGAATTAGCGCCCCAGGCCGGGAATGGGGCTTGGGTGCCACCAAAG ATCCGACAGGACTCGACCCATTTTTAGTCTCATCAGAACGAAGAGCAGGCCAGCAACTGTCTCCCCGAACTGGAAGCCCCACGG ATGGGGATCTGTTTGATGAGGCCATGGATGGAGGTCTGGTGGATATGAACGGGCGAGGGGATGGCAGCCCTGAACTATTTGACATGTCGCGTCTCGGAGAAAGCCTGGTTTCCTCCAGCCCTCGCCGGACACCTGAGGCCTTCCTGGGCCCCGCAGCAGCTTCTCTAGTAAACCTGGAAACCTTGATCACAGCAAATCCTCCAGCGAAGCTCACCAACCCTTTTCTAACAG ccctGAGTGCTCCTTCAGCCAACAATCCATTCCAAACAGAGCCTCCAAAACTATCTATGAATCAGATGGGCACCTCCTCGACCACAAACGGCGCCTCGCTTCCTTACAGTGCCTCCTTTCCCCTGCCTGTGAGCCACCAGCCTGCCAGCCTGCCTTCATCTCTCACTCACCCCACCCAGACCCGTCTGGACCTGCCAGGGGTCCTGCCCGAGCCCTTGTTGCCCTTTTCGTCAGTCAGCGCTGATGAATCGCAGGCCTCAGAATTAAGTCAAAACCCTTTCTTGTGA
- the epn3a gene encoding epsin-3 isoform X3 → MQTSSLRRQMKNMVNSYTEAEIKVREATSNDPWGPSSSLMSEIADLTFNVVAFTEVLDMIWKRLNDHGKNWRHVYKALTLLDYLIKTGSERVAQECRENVYTIQTLRDFQYIDRDGRDQGINVREKSKNLVSLLRDEEKLTKERSQALKTKTRMVGVSSGSGSGSLPPPYPGRHAGHPSSARLHADEFGTCRSTPSSFYSSSSSPRVGPDMEQARPTTSGEEELQLQLALAMSREESEKKPVKRVAPTQEIDEETQLQIALDLSKEEHQQEQLSRQGDESMLQTALERSKREMDSKGGTAFMDLVDVFAVPSEQPPSYDEWNDGPHGAAARLRGPVPWDSIEGSSNTSRQDSPWMAPPVSSSPPPPWEPPLEPWDGPPRNPSRISAPGREWGLGATKDPTGLDPFLVSSERRAGQQLSPRTGSPTDGDLFDEAMDGGLVDMNGRGDGSPELFDMSRLGESLVSSSPRRTPEAFLGPAAASLVNLETLITANPPAKLTNPFLTALSAPSANNPFQTEPPKLSMNQMGTSSTTNGASLPYSASFPLPVSHQPASLPSSLTHPTQTRLDLPGVLPEPLLPFSSVSADESQASELSQNPFL, encoded by the exons ATGCAGACCTCGTCGCTCCGCCGCCAAATGAAAAACATGGTCAACAGCTACACAGAGGCCGAGATCAAGGTCCGAGAGGCCACCTCCAACGACCCCTGGGGCCCGTCCAGCTCTCTCATGTCTGAGATTGCAGACCTCACCTTCAACGTCGTGGCCTTCACTGAGGTCCTGGATATGATCTGGAAGCGGCTCAACGACCACGGCAAAAACTGGAGGCATGTTTACAAGGCCCTGACCCTGCTGGACTACCTGATCAAAACGGGCTCTGAGCGCGTGGCCCAGGAATGCCGTGAAAACGTGTACACCATCCAGACGCTCAGAGACTTCCAGTACATAGATCGGGACGGACGCGACCAGGGTATAAATGTCCGAGAGAAGTCCAAGAACCTGGTGTCTCTGCTGCGAGACGAGGAGAAGCTGACGAAGGAGAGGAGCCAAGCGCTCAAGACCAAGACGCGCATGGTGGGGGTCAGCAGTGGCTCAGGCTCTGGATCCCTGCCGCCTCCATACCCGGGGCGCCACGCCGGCCATCCCAGCTCGGCACGGCTTCACGCCGATGAGTTTGGCACGTGCAGAAGCACACCATCCTCCTTTTACT cctcgtcttcctctccccGGGTCGGTCCGGACATGGAGCAAGCCCGTCCCACGACGAGCGGggaagaggagctgcagctgcagctggcgcTGGCCATGAGCCGAGAGGAAAGTGAAAAG AAGCCCGTGAAACGCGTAGCCCCCACGCAGGAAATCGACGAGGAGACCCAGCTCCAGATAGCCCTGGACCTGAGCAAAGAGGAACACCAGCAG GAACAACTCAGCCGCCAAGGAGACGAGTCGATGCTCCAGACAGCTCTGGAGCGGAGCAAACGTGAGATGGATTCTAAAGGCGGG ACCGCATTCATGGACCTAGTAGATGTATTTGCGGTTCCCTCAGAGCAGCCTCCAAGTTACGACGAATGGAATGACGGCCCACACGGGGCAGCTGCTCGCCTGCGGGGGCCAGTCCCCTGGGACTCCATTG AAGGCAGCAGCAACACCTCAAGACAGGACTCTCCCTGGATGGCACCACCAGTTTCCAGCAGCCCCCCTCCACCTTGGGAACCTCCACTTGAGCCTTGGGACGGCCCGCCTAGAAATCCCTCCAGAATTAGCGCCCCAGGCCGGGAATGGGGCTTGGGTGCCACCAAAG ATCCGACAGGACTCGACCCATTTTTAGTCTCATCAGAACGAAGAGCAGGCCAGCAACTGTCTCCCCGAACTGGAAGCCCCACGG ATGGGGATCTGTTTGATGAGGCCATGGATGGAGGTCTGGTGGATATGAACGGGCGAGGGGATGGCAGCCCTGAACTATTTGACATGTCGCGTCTCGGAGAAAGCCTGGTTTCCTCCAGCCCTCGCCGGACACCTGAGGCCTTCCTGGGCCCCGCAGCAGCTTCTCTAGTAAACCTGGAAACCTTGATCACAGCAAATCCTCCAGCGAAGCTCACCAACCCTTTTCTAACAG ccctGAGTGCTCCTTCAGCCAACAATCCATTCCAAACAGAGCCTCCAAAACTATCTATGAATCAGATGGGCACCTCCTCGACCACAAACGGCGCCTCGCTTCCTTACAGTGCCTCCTTTCCCCTGCCTGTGAGCCACCAGCCTGCCAGCCTGCCTTCATCTCTCACTCACCCCACCCAGACCCGTCTGGACCTGCCAGGGGTCCTGCCCGAGCCCTTGTTGCCCTTTTCGTCAGTCAGCGCTGATGAATCGCAGGCCTCAGAATTAAGTCAAAACCCTTTCTTGTGA